Sequence from the Lasioglossum baleicum chromosome 9, iyLasBale1, whole genome shotgun sequence genome:
TATACCACTCGAAGTTTTGTGTTTCACTGACTTAATAGTCTGTGTTCACCGCCTTTCTAGAAACATTCTTGTATTTAAGCGAACGTGTCTTTTGCGTCTGGAATCCGACATCGACCAACCACTAAATCTTTTAATTTTCGTTAACTGAAATGATCAAGTAACTTGTTtccttcctttttctttctaCTTTTTGTATAAAGCAATAGATTGGTATTCTTCTGTACGTACATGATGTGATGCACGAGCTTCATTTTTGCGCGAACAATGGAACACTGTTTAGTTTTTAGCGTTGGTGTAAGCGCAGAGCAAATTCAAAGAACATTTAAGaatgaatattatatattttagtagattatattattattattatacaaataaatgtaaaaatttttaatttttctgattaaatatttaatttgaagtTTCCTTGTATATATCTTTCCTCTATACTGAATGCAAATTACGATTTTCGAGTTGAGAAAAACATTTACAAGAACTATAGTAACGATTATCGTTTCTATGGCGTGAATCACATGAAAACAGTACACTTGAATACTTATATTGGATCCAAAGTTACAGAAGCGCTACACAATCCCGAAGAATGAACCAACAGAATGGTTTCTTCTTTTATCTTCTTGTTGTTTCTTCTTTTCTGTGTAAACATAATTCTGTGTTTCCATATCCAATAGAGGTAGTCGTTTTGTTCTATTTGTCATGGCTCTGTCGCGAAGTAAAGAAATTACACAacacattttattttaaagagaTGCTTCGGTTGAAGAACTTATAGTAACCGGAGGAAGGAAATACGAGCGAACTTGACTATGTAATTGTGCTATTTCAGGGTCTTCCCTTTCTAAAGCTCTGAGTAATTGTGCAAACTGAACCGTACCTGTAATGTATGAAAGActaataaattatttgtaaggaatgaatttttcatttcagacTGTATAGAGTTTACCTTCCCGTCCTTCTGCAAATCCGTAGTTCTTGATAACGTCCATTTGAATTTGAACAACAATGGGAAATACGAATTGCATCATTTTCAGCATTTCATTTCCCGAGTTTTCCTTTGCTTCTGTCAGTTTCTGAATATTCTCTGCAGTACTCAACGCTGTTAGAACGTCTGTCAGAACAGCTAAAGCAAAATCATCGCATAAGATTCTTACTCAAATTCATGTAAATTTCACTGCAAATGTTCTGCTTGAAATGTAATGTACCTTTCGCTATTTCCGGAGTAAAATTGGGCATAGTAGTCATTGCACAGGCAGATTAATGCGAACGAACGTGTCAATAATAATTTAGGCAATTTAGACAGCCTGTTTTTAGACAGCAGTATTATTGTTCAATAAGATTTTTTACAATACCGAAGCTGTTTCATATTATGATTCTGAATACACTCGAGTccttattttaccacgtttttattagctcgctttcttgttatTCTATAAAGGATTCTTGTTTACTTCCTGCTGCTGACTTTTAGAAACGTCAAAGCAATGTAAACAATGCATCAATTCTAGAGGGCGATACAGGTTAtagttttcataaaaatttgtttccctgcgCTTTCATTGGTCGTCGATTCGCTGCTGTGAAATAGCCTACCAATGCCTACCAATCGCTAAActctgtgtgcgtgtgtgtgggATAAGAAATCATGTAAGAAATTTATAAATAGTCGAGAAAACCTTGCGCCTTGCACTCACTTGCACTGCACTACTGCAGTCAGTGATGCCAGACGGGTCACCTttcctcgcgcatgcgcggcgattttagcctcagtaaagtacgatTCTCGAGAAAATGTGGTACCTTGAgcgccccgcagaattttaagaaattgatatgatttgattatgaaaaacgaatgtATGACAAATGTacttctgtatattttgtaactcgtaggacacgtcctggagtctttttgtctggaacagattgtttcggtacattcccgccgatATAGCTGCCTCAGGACTCTGCTATATACATCATCGCCTCATCATatttagatacgttactgttttggacgcgcatgcgcgagaaaaggtgaCCCGTCTGGTATCACTAGTGCAGTTATGAAGGCGTTACTGTAATGTAAATTGTAAACACACAACAGAAAAGTTATAGGTTAAAAAAATATCTATCAAATGATTTATAAAAGTGTTTCATGAAACGCTAATTATTCAATCTTATTGTTTCAGGAACACATTCGATAAAAATACGTGAATAAAATCGACCGCGATGAGCCTAGACTACGATGAAacacttttaaaaatttttttgaaagagAAAGTCAATTTCTTTGACACAATTTTTGGTTTTCTTCATCGAAAGTAAGTGATGATACCGCAGCTAGATTTATccatacattttatatttttcgtataaGATACATATGTTATCGGTAGAAAAAACTGATCATTCGTTCGATTACAGTACAGATTTTTACGACGAATATGGTCCAGACAAGAAATCGGCTCTTCCACCTGGAGAAGCGGAGAGGGTGGTATTAAACAGTTTTAGGAAATGGAAGAACATGCCCAAGTTTCGGTATTCGAGTAGAGACCCGCAGAAAAATCATAATTCGAATGTACAGACTGTCGAGAGAACCAAAGACGACGCATCAACGGTTGTGGAAGAAGCCATTCCTCCAATTGTACAAGAAGCTGATCCTCTGGTTTTACAAGAAGTTGAAGTAGAAACTAGCGTAGAACCGCAAATAGTAGACAAACAGATTTGTTCGGAAGGCAAGGATAAAATTTCCGATAGTTATAATGGAGCGGCGAGGGATAGTTATACGTGGTCGCAGTCCATTAACGACCTGGACATTCTGATTAAACTGCCTCCTTGTGTAAAGACAGCGAAGGAACTCACAGTCAATATAGAGTCAACGTTTATCCAAGTAGAGGCAAGAATACCGACGGTTGTAAATAGTGGTTCGACATGGCACGTCATTTTTACTGGAGAGCTCtgtcataaaattaaaaaaaatgaatccGTGTGGTCGGTTGTACCTGGAAGACATATCAGCGTACGTTGAAACACCGATTGATCGAGCTGGTTTCGTATTGTTGCAAGTTGCAATCCCTAGAGTTTGTTTACATAAATAAAAggtatctttttttattttagattCATTTCGAGAAAGCCTCTGAAAGGTGGTGGGACGCGTTTCTCGTCGGTGAGCCAAAAATTGATTTAAGTAAAATTGACTGTTCAAGACATCTCGACGACATGGGATTAGAGGAGCAAATGAAAGTTCAAGAACTAATGTGGAATCATCAGCAGAAACTTCTTGGCAAACCAACATCTGAGGAAATTGTGAGCATAGCCTTTGTCTTCTCGTTTTATACGAAACGGAAGGTTCCACAGGTGATACGTAATTGTCAATTCTTTATTTACAGAGAATGGAGAAGATTTTGAAAAAGGCATGGAACGCGAAAGGGTCCCCCTTCGAAGGCACACCGTACGATCCCTCGGTTCTAAAGTTTAGTAACTAGTTCATGCGATTCGTATTCGAAAATAAGCGGTAGTACTTAACGAATCATTTTGTATATCGGTCGAAGAGCTTACGCGCGTACGAACCTACATATTTCTAAGTAACTGCAAATCACAATGTGTTTCCATGCTTTGGCGCAAATGGACTGATATCTCTCAAAGTactttttcatattacatatatgTACTCGTTTATGAGAAACGGCGGTCGAGTTTCATTGTCTACATAAAATCacgtatttattattaaatcgtTTGATAGTACATCCGAGAAGAATTGTTCGTCGTATGTCTTAAATTAATAACATGGAAAAATTTACCTGCAGAAAATATCTGTTCTTATCTTCGATATAAACATCTTTTTCGAGTAGGCGATACTTTGAGAGGTAATAATCCGAGTTAGGGTtagtaaatgaaaaatttttgttGCATTTTAAGAACAGTCTGAATCGAAATCTACAGATtgaaaatttattcgatacactCCGAAAAGTGTATATTGAAACTGGAAAGCTGTTGAAgggtaaatattaatgtataaacgACGAGTTAATCTGTCCACCCTGGTTAATATGttcattttatttttgattAGAAACATCAATGGAATATACAGTATGTTCTTATAAGAAATTCCATCCGGCCACCTATTCGGGATCCTATCGAGAAACGAGTTCGAAACAAACGGAAATAACGGAACCGTGCTACGATATAATAATCTATGTATACGTTATTAAGCCGTGCATGTTAAAGAACTATAAAGATTCTACTTCGTTTATCTTGTTGATTAATATTCCATTCGCAGAATTGTTAGAGAAAGAATTCTTAACGGTACATACGCAATTGCCCAATTTGTTTACAAGAAACACGAGATTGCACAGAAATTTTATGACTTCTGTTTCTATTTATACCATAAAACATTTACATATTTCTCTTCGAACTATGTTGTACTTTTATTGTTCAACACATAAGTTGATGAATAAAGCTTCAGAAGGATTAGACCATTGTGTAACTATATTAGGTTGCCCGAAAAGCTTCTTTGGCTTTTgatcaattgaaaaaattccGATTTTCTTGGATCACGCGTGTTCTGTTACCGTAGTTGCTCTCCGCGGTGTAATCATTGCAAACGCTCGGTCTCCGAACATCATAATGCATTGTACGCACTGATTGTTCGACGCAACATTCATCCAACTATATAGACTAGTCAATTTCCGGCGAGCAATTAAGGTCGAAGTGGCATTAGCCGCGCAAAAATTCCTGGTACCTGCATGTCCGCGATTTCATGAACCCGCAGGCACGCGGGTGGTTCTCGCCGGTGATCTATCGTCGACAGGTAtccaagagaaagaaagagagaggcgggggggggggggcagagagagagagacagaattACCCACGGATCAATATTAATCAAAGACGGCAAAAAGGTGGATCTCGCGGTAGCCAAGGCTGCCGAGGATCTGCGAAACGAACGAAGAGTCACGCAGAATGCAAGAAATTCCTCGCTTTTCCCCGATGTAGACACCGtctcggtggtggtggtggaacTGTTTGGTAAAGGAACAAGGAAGGAATGCTTTACGATGGTAGCAGGTAGACAGTCGAGCACGACACGCTGTTCTCATTTTCCGTGCAtcctaaatatttattaataagtaTTACCCGGTACACATATCGATTTGGTCTTCAATTAAGCTGTAATTTGAAAACATTTacaagtatatatgtatatcgtctTGCTAATCGTCTCTACCGTATAATATTGAAAATCTTGATCTAGTAAAAATGGAAACTCGCTTGGGAAAACGATTATTTCTCAAGCCTGGTTCGAAATATTGTTTGATAAGAGCAGCACAGAATTGTACGCATCGAGGAATTCGCGCACATGCATGCGTCGAAgtctccggcgcggcgcggcgcatcgATGGACTGCAGGTTTTGCTGCATCGTGGTTGCAGGTTGTAGGTTGCAGGTTGCAGGGAATGCGGGACACGCGTTCGAGAGACGTTCCCGAAGGAAAAATCGGTTCCCAGGGACCCACCCACCCACCGTGCGATTCCATTATCCCGCGGGGGCAGCCAATCGGCGGGTTTGTGTGCGCGAATGTGGACGAGCGTGAGCAGAAACGCATTCGCAGCGTTCTCGGTTCTCGATCGTAGCTTCGTTCGGCGTTGGAGCACGTCCGTTGAGCACCGCTGCGGGTAAAACACAGGTAATATACCTGCCCGGGGCTACGTGCATCCCCACCTAGGGTCCGGTTCTCTCTCCTTGGTCGACTCTCGGCCTCTCGGCTTTTCTCCGAGGTGAGTCGGGCCGTTAGTGTCGTTGTCGTAGGAGAGAATGGTAGTAATGCGTATCGCGGAGTATCGTGCACCCTGAAGGACGTCCTCATCGTCGAGCGAGCCGCTACCTGCTGCCTtgtcttctcttcttcttccatCGAACGACAGATCTCGCGCGGTGTTTGCCAACCCACGATCCTGTGATCCACGTTGATCGAGAACGCGCGTTCGATCCGACCGGAGAAGGATATTTCGCGAGGCTGGACCGATTCGTGAACGGTTCGTGACCTGTTTCGTGTGGAtactcccccccctctctctctctctctttctttcttcctttctttatctctctctctccctttctctctctgtctctctctctctcctccctttTCATTCGGATCGCGGATGCTCGACAACctcgaggacgacgacgacctCTGTTCTCGACATCGTAGCTGCTCTCCGGTATCGTTACAGTGGTACCGTGTTGGGTGAATTTAAGCGTGGTGTGCCGCCGATAAAGGGAAATCGGTAGAttagaagagagaagaggaaaCACGTTGGTTGGTtcgagaggaagaagaagaagaggaaaaagaaGAGGATACCAAGATGCCCTGTTCCGCGGTGACGCTGTCCCTCGCGACCATAACCGGTATCATTGCCAGCGGCCTCCTCGCGATCGCCTTCTCCACCGACAACTGGCTCTACACCGAGGTCAAGCGCGCCCAAATCCAGGTTCGTAAGGACCAAATGCTCGTtacaaatgcattttttgatTCGAGAACGTCCCACCGCACGCCCCCCGGGCCCGCCTATGGTCCGAGTCTGCCACGTTGGGCCCAACGAGAGATCCAACTCTACTGTTAACCCCGTTATTTAATGGACAACGTGTTTCCCTCgcgattttcttctttttcttctgggCCTTGGCTTCGTTCAGCGACGTCGCTCGATTCCACGATTCGGTATTTTCGTCAGATTCGGAAAAAATTCTGACCAACCGACAACTGGTTTTTGGCTTGGACGCGACTGATCTTCATTGCTACATAAATGGAGGTAAAACGGTCGGAATTGAAATCTGTTTATAAAAGTACCGATAAAATAATGCTTTAAAATGAAGTTAACGCTTGTCCCGTATTTCATCGGAAATATGGTCCTGGCGTGACCGATTTCCAAGTTGGTGAATTTTTTAATGTGAAATATCAGGCTCTTGTTGGACATCGAAATTTTGCGCTTCGATGCGAGTTTATTTTCGTCGTAGAAAAACTGGTTTCGATGATCGTGTCGATGATTGTGTCATCCCGGATGCTGGATACACCTAGTACCGTGCGTGCACGTAGGATATTTTAGCGAATTCGCTCATCGAATCTGTTTATCGTTCGTGGATGTTGGGAAACCGATCCGAGATTTTTCCGATAATTCTTTGCGAAGCATCgaaagattgaaaaattgaaaagacaTCGTTATTTGTTCGTTTTGATTTCCACTTTCTACGGCACGAGGATTTACAGGCCGAAGAAAGTGTCTCGGTTGGAACAGGGACAAAATTTCTTCGGGTTGTCAACGGCGAACGAATACCGTGGGACACGATTCGATTAATAACACGTTACACGGACGAATTACGGTAAACGCGTTGGAAAGTTCGTTCGTCCCGTAACTAGTTCTCTGTTGCCTACTGGTTTCTTTACTTTTTCAGCTGTTCCAACTTGTTATCGAATTTTCGttgcattaaaattattcacTGAATGCGAATTAAGGTcggcgcacactagaccgcgCCGCCGTTTTGACTCTCTTCTTCTATGTTTTACATCAGGaatgggcaaatttttgctcgatcggagtCATTTTCAAGGGATACGGCACTACGGCcgcggccgccacggggagcgagacgcacggccgggagaagtgggggaggggggggtatatcccttgaaaatgcctccgatcgagcaaaaataTGCCCATACCTGATGTAAAACGTAGAACTATGAACTACATAGAAGAAGAAAGTCAAAGCTGTGACcctaagtgtggatttatagtggagcagcgaggtgagctgtacggtgaaaaaaaagaaaaacaaagaaaatacatacgtactttttcattagtatgtgtcgaaatgttgtcacgaatgttggtttgttttcaccgcgccgctatcatcgatgctcgcagctccactataaatccacacttagaGTTTATCAAGTTGATTGGCGGAATGGAAGAATTTGAAAGAAAATCTCGCTGGCACGAGAGGGAGCCCGTTAATTCCGAGTGTCTAGAAAATTGCTATATATGTTCTGATTAAACGAGCCAGACCGGAAGTGGAATCTCCTCGGCTTCCGTCGTCCTTGCGACAGGTGAACGTTCGGGTCGAAGGTCAAGTTCATCCTCGAGGGTCTCGCGAGTCTGTTCGAAGGAAGATGTTCTCACGAATCTTTCGTGAAATATTCCACGCGGAAGCCGTACCAGCCATCTTTACAGCGAACGATACCGTTTTTCCGTGGCAACGCGTAGCTTCGTAGCAGATTCTCACTCTCGATTCTCGTGAAATTATTCGTGGAAGCGCATCGTTGCTCCGAACCctctacaatttcaataaaaatctcaCTTCGAAACACTGATACATCTGTGAAAGAATTTTCTTATAAAGAAAAGTGATTCAACGAGCCTACGAGAAAAAATTATGAGACCGTACCCGTAAGTAGGTACGTACAGCGATTTAAGTCGCGAGAGATTTCAGCAAACGTCGAGTGCTACTTTTACAAGATAAATCTACGGAATGAGCGACAGGGAGTTTTTTTCCCCGGCTAAAATATGTATCGATTCGCGGGACAGGAATGAATTGCATGCCGTGATTCTCCTGTAGAAAGTACGGTATTACAGAGATGTTAGTTTCGCGATACTTTCGAGCACACAAGTCTTTACTTTCGTGAACTTGTTTTGAAACAGTATCTCTTCGAGCGAGATTTCTCAATGATTCGTTGCTACGAGCGAACATTTCTTCTTGATCTCTATTTTTAAGTACATACACAGGTACACCACTCTGTCGGAAAGAATTCATACTTCTAAATTCTAAACACTGACACGTTTCATCTTGGCAGGTAGGAAATTTCTTGGCGTTTAGGGGTTGATCGTGGGAAAAATGCGGGGCTTTTTCCGTGTCATTCCGCACGAGGATCGTCAGCTGTGGAATTTAGCCGCGAATCATTTCGGTTCGGCCCTGGGCTTGCCTCGGTCTAGCCTCCGTCATCCACGTTCCGCAGGAACGATCGACATTCCAAGCCGCGCCCATTTTCAGCGCGTTGACTCGACAAGTCTCGCGTTTAGCGCAGCCCGATGCCACGCGCAATCGTGCACGCGCTTGCTCTCCTTTACAGGAATCGGTCGCCGGATCGAGACAACCGGAGACTTTTCTCTTAAAAAGTGCCGGGATTTCGTAGCACGCCGCTTTCCTGCGCCTCCTTTATTTGGGATCCCGAGGaaaaaccgccgcgccgcgcgccggattGATTCTGCAGCGGGAACTTTCCTGCCCGATTCAATGGAGAGTTGTACGAGCGACGCTGTTCGAACCTGTCCGGATCCACCTTGGTCGCCTAACTACCCAAACAATAATGCCTGGCCATTCATAGACTCGAGCTTCGATAATTCGAGCCCCTATTGTACAGGACAGGTTTATTTATTTCCTTCCTATACGTCGAAATAAAGAACCTCGATACTCTGTCGCTCAAAGTTTCCTTCTATCGGAACACGCCAAGTGTTTTTTCTTCTGAACCCGTGGGAGACTTGTGCAAAATAAATGTGTTTAGAGTTTGCTATTGTCGGTGTTGAGTTTTTCAATTGCACACGTGACAAGCGTCAGTATATCTAGACGGTGATCTCAGTCATAGCGATAGGCGTTGAAAGAATCAAGAGCGAAAAGGAGTTGGTAAAAGAGCTCGAGCGAGAAACGTAGGTAAAATTGAAGGCCTCCGGAGTGAGGTTGTAACGAGAACAAAGAGTTGCTTTGGCGATTACCGTGATCCGGTTCGGTTAAAATTGGTGGAATATTATTCGATCGTATAGGAGGCAACATGCTGGCTGTATGACGTACGCCGCTCTGTTATTTCTAGGAGCTGGAGCCTCCGGAGCGCGTTTACCTTGGCGAGCGCAGCCGGTGCTCGCGCCcattagaataaaaatgtcgGCTCGACTCCCCCTTTTGCCGACACTGGACGATCCGTACAGTTATGTTACTTGCACCATCTCCTTCTTCAGCCAGGTGAACGATTACACCTTTCCCGACGTGTTTGTACTGTACGTGTACGTAGAATGTAGACTGTAGACGAACGCCAGATATTCCAGGGACGAGGATACACGAGGACACACGAGGACACACGAGGATCTTGTCTGTCTCGGCCGTTCGAACCAAATCTCCCCCTCTTTCGAGCTTATTTGGCAGAGGAATCTCGTCGACCTCTGCACTCGTTTCCCTTTCGTAATATCCTCCACCGTTCCTTTTTCTATTTCTGCAACCTTCGGTCTGCTGTCCCCCGTTTTCACCGattcactgtccaacagccaaaaagtatttcgattcccactatgcgattcttatagagttttccgcgctgattccgaatctgtttccatttttttcctatacgtccagtttttgagaaaatggagtttaaaaaaaagacatatttttcaactttaaacaaatattgtgatgttattataaaagatattgtattgttctttacagcaaaagattctgtaaactttcccgaatacagtgatatccaatattaatacattatgattgtttaaacatgtttaaacaatgattaaagacggagagacaccacttttgcaccaatttttgcggatattttcgaatttatctcaaaaaattagggtccagcggaaaatcgaactataccacgcgatagagcagacttttatcttgaaaaacccccgtttgaagtttgcgacatcgacgtttctttcgaaccagaaagcaaaatatctttgcccgacatgagtttccgccagtggcgctcgggacgggatacggcgcagcgacgggatacggagcggcgaacgactgttctggtggtgagcgccactggtgacaactcatgtcgggcgaagatattttgctttctggttcgaaaaaaacgtcgatcatgcaaacttcaaaggggggtttatcaagataaaagtctgctctttcgcgtggtatagttcaactTTTcgttggacccttattttttgcgataaattcgaaaatgttcgcaaaaattggtgcaaaagtggtgtctcttcgtctttaatcattgtttaaacatgtttaaacaatcataatgtattaatattggatataactgtattcgggaaagtctacagaatcttttgctg
This genomic interval carries:
- the LOC143211959 gene encoding protein C10 produces the protein MTTMPNFTPEIAKAVLTDVLTALSTAENIQKLTEAKENSGNEMLKMMQFVFPIVVQIQMDVIKNYGFAEGREGTVQFAQLLRALEREDPEIAQLHSQVRSYFLPPVTISSSTEASL
- the LOC143211956 gene encoding nudC domain-containing protein 3; translated protein: MSLDYDETLLKIFLKEKVNFFDTIFGFLHRNTDFYDEYGPDKKSALPPGEAERVVLNSFRKWKNMPKFRYSSRDPQKNHNSNVQTVERTKDDASTVVEEAIPPIVQEADPLVLQEVEVETSVEPQIVDKQICSEGKDKISDSYNGAARDSYTWSQSINDLDILIKLPPCVKTAKELTVNIESTFIQVEARIPTVVNSGSTWHVIFTGELCHKIKKNESVWSVVPGRHISIHFEKASERWWDAFLVGEPKIDLSKIDCSRHLDDMGLEEQMKVQELMWNHQQKLLGKPTSEEIRMEKILKKAWNAKGSPFEGTPYDPSVLKFSN